One window from the genome of Crassostrea angulata isolate pt1a10 chromosome 2, ASM2561291v2, whole genome shotgun sequence encodes:
- the LOC128172225 gene encoding protein flightless-1 homolog: MSLDFAKLTMTPYFKTALVLLIACSQLAEGFLIAGDACSFDNKCTCSINRIDCSYRYLTAVSDFSSYHKQADYIGLNFNFITSVPANAFVALFSASSRRILIRLDNNRINSVDVDAFKGIPTNVSVDIYLNNNNLQTIPSALEKIGGLSSLYVQNNPLTNIDVLSIVGPSLSVFSVSLSKFRSWPTQLQNLTRVVHLTLDQIPFKNIDSNALKSVDSLTSLTISNSKLEQVPDAICLMKDMQLFYFHGNKNLNQTKQLLVPCSGYAMNYVSFVDLSDNDLVTFPNVFDVFPSVKRLQLIDNDIHYIDSDMLPHSTMVERLYMAGNRLKRIPGEITKLSGLRQLYLSHNDISTIEECDMAGLRFLELLDLNNNPIEYVSKSALKDAHILNRVELGGTNLRTIPEAFSSLAKISYLNVTGSPIECDCSLKSLRSVLPLDVQGTCASSSQTINDFIASSLSVC, translated from the exons ATGTCATTGGATTTTGCGAAACTCACTATGACACCATACTTTAAG acaGCTCTTGTTTTACTTATTGCCTGTTCACAGTTGGCGGAGGGATTTCTTATTGCGGGAGATGCGTGCTCCTTTGACAACAAATGCACGTGTTCAATCAACCGTATCGACTGCAGCTACAGATACCTTACTGCAGTTTCCGATTTTTCGTCATATCACAAACAGGCTGATTACATCGGTCTAAACTTTAACTTCATCACAAGCGTCCCGGCAAACGCATTCGTGGCGCTATTTTCTGCGTCATCTAGACGCATTCTCATCCGATTGGACAATAATCGAATTAACAGCGTCGACGTCGACGCTTTCAAAGGAATTCCGACGAACGTGAGCGTTGACATCTACTTAAACAACAACAATTTACAAACCATTCCATCCGCTTTGGAAAAAATAGGCGGGTTGTCGTCCCTGTATGTACAGAACAACCCCTTAACAAACATTGACGTGCTGTCAATTGTTGGTCCTTCACTGAGCGTCTTCAGCGTCAGCTTAAGCAAATTTCGGTCTTGGCCAACCCAGTTACAGAACTTGACGAGAGTAGTTCACCTCACCTTAGATCAAATCCCGTTTAAAAACATCGATAGTAACGCTCTGAAAAGCGTCGATAGCTTAACTTCCCTTACAATATCAAACTCCAAACTCGAACAAGTTCCGGATGCAATATGTCTTATGAAAGACATgcagttattttattttcatgggAATAAAAACCTGAACCAAACCAAACAACTTCTAGTGCCATGTTCAGGATACGCTATGAACTACGTCTCTTTCGTAGATTTAAGTGACAACGACCTGGTCACATTTCCTAACGTGTTCGACGTTTTCCCGTCCGTTAAACGACTGCAACTTATTGACAATGATATCCATTACATTGATTCGGACATGCTGCCTCATAGCACAATGGTGGAAAGGCTCTACATGGCTGGAAACCGGCTCAAGCGCATTCCCGGTGAAATAACAAAACTCTCAGGCCTGAGGCAGTTATACCTCTCTCACAATGATATATCAACCATTGAAGAATGTGACATGGCCGGACTGAGGTTTTTAGAATTGTTGGACCTGAACAATAACCCGATAGAGTACGTCTCAAAATCCGCCCTCAAAGACGCTCATATCTTGAACCGAGTAGAACTCGGAGGGACCAACCTAAGGACAATACCGGAAGCGTTTTCAAGTCTCGCCAAAATCTCGTATCTAAACGTGACTGGAAGTCCCATTGAGTGTGACTGTTCATTGAAGTCCCTGAGGTCTGTTCTGCCGTTAGACGTTCAAGGAACCTGTGCTTCTTCTTCTCAGACTATAAACGATTTCATTGCAAGCTCATTAAGTGTGTGTTAA